Proteins from one Mycobacterium adipatum genomic window:
- a CDS encoding CbtB domain-containing protein, which produces MSTAKTGTTAAAVALPDSTTASAALWLTTTTVLALIAYYFLGYDQGAVSVFGSDTHVHEFLHDARHLLGFPCH; this is translated from the coding sequence ATGTCGACCGCAAAGACCGGAACCACGGCCGCCGCAGTGGCGCTGCCGGACAGCACCACTGCCAGCGCCGCACTGTGGCTGACGACGACCACCGTGCTGGCGCTCATCGCCTACTACTTCCTCGGCTACGACCAGGGTGCGGTGTCGGTGTTCGGATCCGACACCCACGTGCACGAGTTCCTGCACGATGCCCGCCACCTGCTCGGCTTCCCCTGCCACTGA
- a CDS encoding LLM class F420-dependent oxidoreductase, with product MPSLDFRVFVEPQQGASYADQLAVAQAAEQLGYSAFFRSDHYLAMAGDGLPGPTDSWVTLGGIARETSTIRLGTMVTSATFRHPGPLAIAVAQVDEMSGGRVELGIGAGWFEAEHLAYAIPFPPLGERFDRLTEQLHILTGLWGTPVGDTFDYPGAHYTVKDSPALPKPAQTPHPPIIIGGGGPKRTPALTAQFADEFNIPFASLEDLTAQYDRVATAVAAAGRAPDSLVYSACFVLCAGSDEPELTRRAAAIGRELDEMRGNSPLAGTAGEIVDKLGAFTRAGVQRVYLQVLDMSDLDHLAFFSSEVIRQLE from the coding sequence ATGCCTTCCCTGGACTTCCGCGTCTTCGTCGAACCACAGCAGGGCGCGAGCTACGCCGACCAGCTCGCCGTCGCGCAGGCAGCCGAACAACTCGGCTATTCGGCCTTCTTCCGGTCCGACCACTACCTGGCGATGGCCGGTGACGGCCTGCCCGGCCCCACCGATTCCTGGGTGACACTGGGTGGCATCGCGCGCGAGACCAGCACCATCCGATTGGGCACCATGGTCACCTCGGCCACCTTCCGGCACCCCGGGCCGTTGGCCATCGCGGTCGCACAGGTCGACGAAATGAGCGGCGGCCGAGTCGAACTCGGCATCGGTGCCGGCTGGTTCGAGGCCGAGCACCTGGCCTATGCCATCCCGTTCCCACCGCTGGGTGAACGCTTCGACCGGCTCACCGAGCAGTTGCACATCCTCACCGGACTGTGGGGCACCCCGGTCGGGGACACCTTCGACTACCCGGGCGCGCACTACACCGTCAAAGACTCACCGGCGCTGCCCAAGCCCGCGCAGACACCACACCCGCCGATCATCATCGGCGGCGGCGGCCCGAAGCGGACCCCGGCACTCACCGCGCAATTCGCCGACGAGTTCAACATCCCGTTCGCCTCGCTGGAAGACCTGACCGCGCAATACGACCGGGTGGCCACCGCGGTCGCCGCCGCCGGGCGCGCCCCCGACTCGCTGGTCTACTCGGCCTGCTTCGTGCTGTGCGCGGGCAGCGATGAACCCGAACTCACCCGCCGCGCCGCCGCGATCGGCCGGGAACTCGACGAGATGCGCGGCAACTCACCGCTCGCCGGCACCGCCGGTGAGATCGTCGACAAGCTGGGCGCCTTCACCCGGGCCGGAGTTCAGCGGGTCTACCTGCAGGTTCTGGACATGTCGGACCTCGATCACCTGGCGTTCTTCAGCTCGGAGGTCATCCGGCAGCTGGAATGA
- the nthB gene encoding nitrile hydratase subunit beta has translation MHGPHDVGGRDGLGPVATEFLEPGIPDWRYPFEGRMHAVTAMALQQGVFNLDEQRHGIELMKWSDYTDSTYYSHWLFSVEKLLNDKGIISHEEVDQRMKELGAPAMTPHPAKPETLSPLAANMMDFIWNGTPHDLPAVTPPVYEIGAAVRVLNLHESSHNRLPGYLNRATGEVVKQYGAYRDPAASAHRQVEEPHQLYMVRFSSTELWGPTVTEEFDLYADLFEGYLEPVGA, from the coding sequence ATGCATGGTCCACATGATGTCGGCGGCCGGGATGGACTGGGCCCCGTCGCCACCGAGTTCCTGGAGCCGGGTATCCCGGACTGGCGCTACCCGTTCGAGGGGCGGATGCACGCGGTCACGGCGATGGCACTGCAGCAGGGCGTGTTCAACCTCGACGAACAGCGGCACGGAATCGAGTTGATGAAGTGGAGCGATTACACCGACTCCACCTACTACTCGCACTGGCTGTTCTCGGTCGAGAAACTGCTCAACGACAAGGGGATCATCTCGCACGAGGAGGTCGATCAGCGGATGAAAGAGCTGGGTGCACCGGCCATGACGCCGCATCCGGCCAAACCCGAGACGCTCTCGCCGCTCGCGGCGAACATGATGGACTTCATCTGGAACGGCACCCCGCACGACCTCCCCGCGGTCACCCCGCCGGTCTACGAGATCGGTGCAGCGGTGCGGGTGCTGAACCTGCACGAGTCCAGCCACAACCGTCTGCCCGGCTACCTCAATCGTGCGACCGGCGAGGTGGTCAAGCAGTACGGGGCCTACCGCGACCCGGCGGCCAGCGCGCACCGGCAGGTCGAGGAGCCGCACCAGCTGTACATGGTGCGCTTCAGTTCCACCGAGCTCTGGGGCCCCACCGTGACCGAAGAGTTCGACCTCTACGCGGATCTGTTCGAGGGCTACCTCGAACCGGTCGGCGCCTGA
- a CDS encoding DUF1097 domain-containing protein, with the protein MTKLTALSLSVGVFGMLSTLMTATIWPLPVWVLFLAWASFFFVGSGLTGLAKSVACNWTGIAIATATLLSVQSTGSALWLSIAVGVGSLAMVQASRLPWISATPAIVFGFAMTVGTIAATGNGITTVGSGHPALVAAITALVGAGFGVASEWGATLISKAFGSRAAPVTQPA; encoded by the coding sequence ATGACCAAGCTCACCGCGCTGTCGCTGAGCGTCGGGGTGTTCGGGATGCTCTCGACGCTGATGACGGCGACCATCTGGCCGCTTCCCGTGTGGGTGCTGTTTCTGGCGTGGGCATCCTTCTTCTTCGTGGGATCCGGGCTGACGGGCTTGGCAAAGTCGGTGGCCTGCAACTGGACCGGAATCGCGATCGCCACGGCGACGCTGCTCTCGGTCCAGTCCACCGGCAGCGCGCTGTGGCTGTCGATCGCGGTCGGCGTCGGCAGCCTGGCCATGGTGCAGGCCTCGCGACTGCCGTGGATCTCGGCGACGCCGGCCATCGTGTTCGGATTTGCGATGACGGTCGGCACCATCGCCGCGACCGGGAACGGGATCACCACGGTGGGCAGCGGTCATCCCGCACTGGTGGCGGCGATCACCGCGCTGGTCGGTGCTGGCTTCGGCGTGGCCTCCGAATGGGGAGCCACCTTGATCAGCAAGGCGTTCGGCTCACGCGCGGCGCCGGTGACGCAACCCGCGTGA
- a CDS encoding MarR family winged helix-turn-helix transcriptional regulator — protein sequence MPITTGVESVSEVFFRIGRWWTESLSQGLLDSEVSTIEGWRVLGALRGGEGFTMSEMSTAMAIPPPTLTRIVDKLVDGGFVLRRVDATDRRRVLIYLSARGKSKVRRLARQEAAMKATLTEEFGEDNAIALIRTLARASELPIPGR from the coding sequence GTGCCGATCACGACCGGTGTCGAAAGTGTCTCCGAAGTGTTCTTCCGGATCGGTCGCTGGTGGACCGAGTCACTGTCGCAGGGGCTCCTCGACAGCGAGGTCAGCACCATCGAGGGATGGCGGGTCCTCGGAGCACTCCGCGGTGGCGAAGGCTTCACCATGAGCGAAATGTCCACGGCCATGGCGATTCCTCCACCCACGCTGACGAGAATCGTGGACAAATTGGTCGACGGCGGCTTCGTGCTCCGGCGGGTGGACGCCACCGACCGCCGGCGCGTGCTGATCTATCTGTCGGCCAGGGGCAAGTCCAAGGTGCGCCGGCTGGCCCGCCAAGAGGCGGCGATGAAAGCCACCCTCACCGAGGAGTTCGGTGAGGACAACGCCATCGCGCTGATCAGAACGTTGGCCCGCGCCAGTGAGCTGCCGATCCCGGGACGCTGA
- the nthA gene encoding nitrile hydratase subunit alpha: MDWISMADVEARVNALESLMVEKGLAEHEAVDAVVASFENDMGPVNGAKVVARAWTDPQYREWLLSDATAAIADMGFTGLQTEHMVAVENTAQRHNVVVCTLCSCYPWTLLGIPPAWFKYPQYRARVVKEPRSVLSEFGVTLDDDVKIDVWDSSAEIRYLVIPQRPAGTEGLTADELVPLISRDSMVGTALVAAPAGA, translated from the coding sequence ATGGACTGGATTTCCATGGCCGACGTCGAAGCGCGGGTCAACGCGCTGGAGTCGTTGATGGTCGAGAAGGGTCTGGCCGAGCACGAGGCGGTCGACGCGGTGGTCGCCTCGTTCGAGAACGACATGGGCCCGGTCAACGGCGCCAAAGTGGTGGCGCGGGCCTGGACCGATCCGCAGTACCGGGAGTGGCTGCTCTCCGATGCCACCGCGGCCATCGCCGACATGGGCTTCACCGGTCTGCAGACCGAGCATATGGTCGCAGTCGAGAACACCGCGCAGCGGCACAACGTCGTGGTCTGCACCCTGTGTTCGTGCTATCCGTGGACACTGCTGGGCATTCCGCCGGCGTGGTTCAAATACCCGCAGTACCGGGCGCGGGTCGTCAAGGAGCCGCGCAGTGTGCTCTCCGAGTTCGGCGTCACGCTGGACGACGACGTCAAGATCGACGTGTGGGACAGCAGTGCGGAGATCCGCTATCTGGTCATCCCGCAACGTCCGGCAGGTACCGAAGGCCTCACCGCCGACGAACTGGTGCCGTTGATCAGCCGGGATTCCATGGTCGGCACCGCTCTGGTCGCCGCGCCCGCGGGGGCATGA
- a CDS encoding dynamin-like GTPase family protein: protein MSTSDHVRAILGGTIAAYRADPAYRQRPEVHAELAQIERRLNEPMRIALAGTLKAGKSTLVNALVGEDIAPTDATEATRIVTRFRHGPAPKVTANHRDGSRSNVPIARASGDQQRSLTFSFAGLDPEDVEDLDVQWPAAELIDTTIIDTPGTSSLSRDVSQRTLRLLVPEDGVPRVDAVVFLLRTLNAADIALLKQIGELVGGTAGSSGALGVIGVASRADEIGAGRIDAMLSARDVATRFTAEMDKTGICQAVVPVSGLLALTARTLRQSEFVALEKLAGVPPAELARAMLSVDRFVREDAALPVDAATRAALLQRFGMFGIRISIAVLSAGISDSVSLADELLERSGLIALRDVIDQQFAQRSDLLKAHTALLSLRRFVQVNPIYASRQILADIDPLLADAHAFEELRLLSQLRSRPTTLTEDEMASLRRLIGGSGTDAASRLGLGPDAPNDGPRAAFAATQRWRRRADHPLNDPFTTRACRAAVRSAEGLVAEFHARGR from the coding sequence ATGAGCACCAGCGATCACGTCCGCGCAATTCTCGGGGGCACCATCGCTGCCTACCGAGCCGATCCGGCGTACCGGCAGCGCCCCGAGGTGCACGCCGAGCTCGCACAGATCGAGCGCCGGCTCAACGAACCGATGCGGATCGCGCTGGCCGGGACGCTGAAGGCCGGTAAATCGACGCTCGTCAACGCGCTCGTCGGAGAGGACATCGCCCCCACCGACGCCACCGAGGCCACCCGCATCGTGACCCGGTTCCGGCACGGCCCGGCGCCCAAGGTGACGGCCAACCACCGCGACGGCAGCAGGTCGAACGTTCCGATCGCGCGCGCGTCCGGCGACCAGCAACGCAGCCTGACGTTCAGCTTCGCCGGCCTGGACCCCGAGGACGTCGAGGATCTCGACGTCCAGTGGCCGGCCGCCGAGCTCATCGACACCACGATCATCGACACACCGGGCACCTCGTCGTTGTCGCGGGACGTGTCGCAGCGCACGCTGCGGCTGCTGGTGCCCGAGGACGGGGTGCCGCGGGTGGACGCCGTGGTGTTCCTGCTGCGCACCCTCAACGCCGCCGATATCGCGCTGCTCAAGCAGATCGGTGAGCTGGTCGGGGGCACCGCCGGATCCTCGGGTGCGCTCGGGGTGATCGGGGTGGCCTCACGCGCCGACGAGATCGGCGCCGGCCGCATCGATGCCATGCTGTCGGCCCGCGATGTCGCCACCCGGTTCACCGCCGAGATGGACAAGACCGGGATCTGCCAGGCCGTGGTGCCGGTGTCGGGGCTGCTCGCGCTGACCGCGCGCACGCTGCGCCAGAGTGAGTTCGTCGCGTTGGAGAAGCTGGCCGGGGTGCCGCCCGCCGAGCTGGCCAGGGCCATGCTCAGCGTGGACCGCTTCGTGCGCGAGGACGCCGCGCTGCCGGTGGACGCCGCGACTCGCGCGGCCCTGCTGCAACGGTTCGGGATGTTCGGTATCCGGATCTCCATCGCGGTGCTCAGCGCCGGTATCAGCGACTCGGTGTCGCTGGCCGATGAGCTGCTGGAGCGCAGCGGACTGATCGCGCTGCGCGATGTCATCGACCAGCAGTTCGCGCAGCGCTCCGACCTGCTCAAGGCGCACACCGCTTTGCTGTCGCTGCGGCGCTTCGTCCAGGTCAACCCGATCTATGCGAGCCGCCAGATCCTCGCCGACATCGACCCGCTGCTCGCCGACGCACACGCGTTCGAGGAACTGCGCCTCCTGAGTCAGCTACGTTCCCGACCGACCACCCTGACCGAGGACGAGATGGCTTCGTTGCGACGGTTGATCGGCGGGTCGGGGACGGATGCGGCCAGCAGGCTCGGCCTGGGGCCCGACGCCCCGAACGACGGCCCGCGGGCGGCGTTCGCGGCCACCCAACGGTGGCGCCGCCGCGCCGACCACCCGCTCAACGATCCCTTCACCACCCGGGCCTGCCGGGCCGCCGTGCGCAGCGCCGAGGGCCTGGTCGCCGAGTTCCACGCGCGAGGCAGATAG
- a CDS encoding nitrile hydratase accessory protein: MTAPALDLTGLDELGGAVALPRSNGELIFDAPWQGRLFGLVVHMCQSGRFVWDDFKKHLIDVIDASGVDDVCDPSVYYRQFGEAFTRLVAEKGYVSADLIEERSRVEADRLSHNDHDHDHDHDHGHRH, encoded by the coding sequence ATGACGGCGCCTGCGCTGGACCTCACCGGTCTCGACGAGCTGGGCGGCGCCGTCGCCCTGCCCAGGTCGAACGGCGAGCTGATATTCGACGCTCCCTGGCAGGGACGGCTTTTCGGGCTGGTGGTGCACATGTGCCAGTCCGGCCGTTTCGTGTGGGACGACTTCAAGAAGCACCTGATCGACGTCATCGACGCCTCCGGTGTGGACGATGTCTGCGATCCTTCGGTCTACTACCGCCAGTTCGGGGAGGCATTCACCCGCCTGGTTGCCGAGAAGGGTTACGTCAGTGCCGATCTCATCGAGGAACGCAGCCGGGTCGAGGCCGACCGGTTGTCGCACAACGATCATGACCACGATCACGATCACGACCATGGCCACCGGCACTGA
- a CDS encoding CbtA family protein, with product MEKKFIGLGLLAGALAGGASFLYARTQIAPLIAEAISYEEARSHAAAAAGAEHAHEHEVFTRAIQENIGAGVGTVMFAVITGALFAVALTVVSATLQRHRVVADPRLVAVLVAGAGFVSVAAVPWVAYPANLPGVGAPETAGDRTTAYLALLIASVALAAVAGIAALRMAARFGGWVAGVSGCVGYLAAMAAVIMALPSYDETPAPLTDLDGTILFPGFPAGLLAEFRSEALICQAVLWIVLAGSFAVLLPHVLKTRPARNTGGALYAHR from the coding sequence ATGGAAAAGAAGTTCATCGGGCTCGGGTTACTTGCCGGCGCGTTGGCCGGCGGTGCCTCATTCCTCTACGCACGCACGCAGATTGCCCCGCTGATCGCCGAGGCCATCTCCTACGAGGAGGCGCGTTCGCACGCCGCGGCAGCCGCCGGCGCAGAGCACGCCCACGAGCATGAGGTGTTCACCCGTGCGATTCAGGAGAACATCGGGGCCGGTGTCGGCACGGTCATGTTCGCTGTCATCACCGGCGCGCTGTTCGCCGTCGCGCTGACCGTCGTGTCGGCGACCCTGCAGCGGCACCGGGTGGTGGCCGACCCGCGACTGGTGGCCGTCTTGGTCGCCGGTGCGGGTTTCGTCAGTGTGGCCGCCGTGCCGTGGGTGGCCTACCCGGCCAACCTGCCCGGCGTGGGGGCGCCGGAGACCGCCGGCGATCGCACCACGGCCTATCTGGCGCTGCTGATCGCGTCGGTGGCACTCGCGGCGGTCGCGGGTATCGCCGCGTTGCGCATGGCTGCCCGGTTCGGCGGCTGGGTGGCGGGGGTGAGCGGTTGCGTTGGGTACCTGGCAGCGATGGCGGCGGTGATCATGGCTCTCCCGTCATACGACGAAACACCCGCACCCCTCACGGATCTGGATGGCACCATCCTGTTCCCCGGCTTCCCGGCCGGTCTGCTGGCCGAGTTCCGCAGCGAAGCACTGATCTGCCAGGCCGTGTTGTGGATCGTCCTGGCCGGCAGCTTCGCCGTGCTCCTCCCCCACGTGCTCAAGACACGCCCCGCCAGAAACACCGGAGGTGCACTGTATGCGCATCGTTGA
- a CDS encoding acetamidase/formamidase family protein, with the protein MRIVEFTPSPDQYVWTFGGAEPVLEVAPGTAMRLWTEDAFAGRVTSATDRPSEVLNPKELNPQTGPFHVTGAEPGDTLAVHIVSLEPARDWAASTTIPLFGALTGTDRTAGLQAPLPELTWIYAVDRAASSATFVAHDSDFTWELPLAPMLGTLGVAPALREVRTTLVPDYFGGNMDTPELRAGTTVYLGVNVDGAAFSVGDGHYRQGEGETCGTALEGAMNVTLIVDLIKGHAPAWPRMEHDDALLTVGSARPLEDAWRCSQVEMVRWLGELYGLTTMDAYQLCSQLCRSPLANVVDVNYSAVTKIHKTLLPPTDPYRGMHRLMRQRAGELT; encoded by the coding sequence ATGCGCATCGTTGAGTTCACGCCCAGCCCCGATCAGTATGTGTGGACGTTCGGCGGCGCCGAACCGGTGCTGGAGGTCGCACCCGGGACGGCGATGCGACTGTGGACCGAAGACGCCTTCGCGGGCCGGGTCACCTCCGCCACCGACCGGCCGAGCGAGGTGCTCAATCCGAAGGAACTCAATCCTCAGACCGGGCCTTTCCACGTCACCGGCGCCGAGCCCGGGGACACCCTGGCGGTGCACATCGTCTCGCTGGAACCGGCGCGGGACTGGGCGGCTTCGACGACGATTCCGTTGTTCGGCGCTCTCACCGGAACCGATCGCACCGCCGGACTGCAGGCGCCGCTGCCGGAACTGACCTGGATCTACGCGGTCGACCGAGCCGCCTCCTCGGCGACGTTCGTCGCGCACGACAGCGATTTCACCTGGGAGCTGCCGCTGGCACCGATGTTGGGCACGCTCGGCGTGGCGCCGGCCCTCCGGGAAGTCCGCACCACCCTGGTGCCCGACTACTTCGGGGGCAATATGGACACCCCCGAACTCCGGGCGGGCACCACCGTCTATCTGGGGGTCAACGTCGACGGCGCCGCGTTCTCGGTGGGCGACGGCCACTACCGCCAGGGCGAGGGCGAGACCTGCGGCACCGCCTTGGAGGGGGCCATGAACGTCACGTTGATCGTCGATCTGATCAAAGGACATGCACCCGCCTGGCCGCGAATGGAGCACGACGACGCCCTGCTCACCGTGGGATCCGCTCGCCCGCTTGAGGACGCGTGGCGGTGCAGCCAGGTCGAGATGGTGCGCTGGCTCGGCGAGCTGTACGGGCTCACCACCATGGACGCGTATCAACTGTGCTCCCAGCTGTGTCGCTCACCACTGGCAAACGTGGTGGACGTCAACTACAGCGCGGTGACCAAGATCCACAAGACGCTCCTGCCACCCACCGACCCTTACCGGGGCATGCACCGGCTGATGCGGCAGCGCGCCGGCGAGTTGACCTAG
- a CDS encoding dynamin family protein, which yields MTQPKSGPDAPARPVKVIVELIDHTTKIAGLYERADLAERLRIAKERITDPQIRVVIAGQLKQGKSQLLNSLLNIPVARVGDDESTVLPTVVCYAETPTARLVVMTPDGADAELVDIDMSELKNDLRRAPAAEGREVLRVEVGVPSPMLKNGLAFIDTPGVGGHGQPHLSATLGLLPDADAVLMVSDTSQEFTEPEMTFIRQAVEICPLASIVATKTDLYPYWRDVVAANEAHLRRAGVATPMIAASSVLRSHAVTLNDKELNEESNFPAIIKFLSEKVMSRENDRIRDHVLGEIRAAAEHLTLIVDSELSVLNDPGTRERLTAELERRKEEAHDALQQTALWQQTLNDGIADLTADVDHDLRNRFRHITAHTEKVIDSCDPTQHWAEIGTELENAVATAVGDNFVWAYQRAEALAAEVARLFTEAGLDVVELPEVSARDMGAGFGEFKPVARLEAKPIKAGHKVVTGMRGSYGGILMFGMLTSFAGLGMFNPLSLGAGFLLGRKAYKEDMENRMLRVRNEAKTNARRFVDDIAFIVNKESRDRLRAVQRQLRDHYRGIANQTSRSLNESLQATLASAKMAEDERNARIKELQRQLNILTQVVDNVDKLVAA from the coding sequence ATGACGCAACCGAAGTCCGGACCCGATGCGCCGGCACGACCTGTCAAGGTGATCGTCGAGCTCATCGACCACACCACCAAGATCGCCGGGCTGTACGAACGCGCCGACCTGGCGGAACGGCTGCGCATCGCCAAGGAGCGGATCACCGATCCGCAGATTCGGGTGGTCATCGCCGGCCAGCTCAAACAGGGCAAGAGCCAACTGCTCAACTCGCTGCTCAACATCCCGGTGGCCCGGGTCGGCGACGACGAGAGCACCGTCCTGCCGACCGTCGTCTGCTACGCCGAGACGCCCACCGCGCGGCTGGTCGTAATGACCCCCGACGGCGCCGACGCCGAACTCGTCGATATAGACATGTCGGAGTTGAAGAACGACCTGCGTCGGGCGCCGGCCGCCGAAGGGCGCGAGGTGCTACGCGTCGAGGTCGGCGTGCCCAGTCCGATGCTCAAGAACGGGCTGGCTTTCATCGACACACCCGGTGTCGGCGGGCACGGCCAACCGCATCTGTCGGCCACCCTGGGCCTGCTGCCCGACGCCGACGCCGTCCTGATGGTCAGCGACACCAGCCAGGAGTTCACCGAACCGGAGATGACCTTCATCCGGCAGGCCGTCGAAATATGCCCGCTCGCGTCGATCGTCGCCACCAAGACCGACCTGTACCCGTACTGGCGCGATGTCGTCGCGGCCAACGAGGCCCATCTGCGGCGCGCCGGGGTCGCCACCCCGATGATCGCGGCGAGTTCGGTGCTGCGCAGCCATGCCGTCACCCTCAACGACAAGGAACTCAACGAGGAGTCCAACTTCCCGGCCATCATCAAGTTTCTGTCCGAGAAGGTGATGTCCCGGGAGAACGACCGGATCCGCGATCACGTGCTCGGTGAGATCCGCGCCGCCGCAGAACATCTGACGCTGATCGTGGACAGTGAGCTGTCGGTGCTCAACGATCCCGGCACCCGGGAGCGGCTCACCGCCGAACTGGAGCGGCGTAAGGAGGAAGCCCACGATGCGTTGCAGCAGACCGCGCTCTGGCAGCAGACCCTCAACGACGGGATCGCCGATCTGACCGCCGATGTCGACCACGATCTGCGCAACAGGTTCCGCCACATCACCGCCCACACCGAGAAGGTGATCGATTCCTGCGACCCCACCCAGCACTGGGCCGAGATCGGCACCGAACTGGAGAACGCGGTCGCGACGGCGGTCGGTGACAACTTCGTCTGGGCCTACCAGCGTGCCGAGGCGCTGGCCGCCGAGGTGGCCCGGTTGTTCACCGAGGCCGGCCTGGACGTGGTGGAGCTCCCCGAGGTCAGCGCCCGCGACATGGGTGCCGGTTTCGGCGAGTTCAAACCGGTGGCCAGGCTGGAGGCCAAACCGATCAAGGCCGGCCATAAGGTGGTCACCGGGATGCGCGGCTCCTACGGCGGCATCCTGATGTTCGGCATGCTCACCTCGTTCGCCGGGCTCGGCATGTTCAACCCGCTCTCCCTGGGCGCGGGATTCCTGTTGGGCCGCAAGGCCTACAAGGAGGACATGGAGAACCGGATGCTGCGCGTGCGCAACGAGGCCAAGACCAATGCGCGCCGCTTCGTCGATGACATCGCCTTCATTGTGAACAAGGAATCCCGGGATCGGTTGCGCGCGGTGCAACGCCAACTGCGCGACCACTACCGCGGTATCGCCAACCAGACCAGCCGCTCGCTCAACGAGTCGCTGCAGGCCACCCTCGCGTCGGCGAAGATGGCCGAAGACGAGCGCAACGCCCGGATCAAGGAGCTTCAACGCCAGCTCAACATCCTCACGCAGGTCGTCGACAACGTGGACAAGCTCGTGGCCGCCTAG
- a CDS encoding IniB N-terminal domain-containing protein, giving the protein MTTIIDYILDLFRSPDLAGAFVADPEQALRDAGLPNVTAAQLSAVAATAAPAGVALGGGDPVLGLQRAVADHHSLANSFAPMYAPQRTFAPETDIASHNRTNAEFLSPDQSSGANSQVGGFNLGFGDITFGNKTSNTATDGGVVVDGDNAGTVTTGNGNVVGDENVTGDSNVVGDDNVTDNTKVDVETGNHSPVIIGDENDVEDNSQIAGDDIISDNEAPVVNDVDTSGGNGGGSVAGGGLIGGGHSSGGDAGNGGGITIIDNSGSLDASDDDSVTTTVVDTDIDNSVDNSVNNTLDVDNTIETNVDAGLF; this is encoded by the coding sequence ATGACCACCATCATCGACTACATCCTCGACCTGTTCCGCAGCCCCGATCTGGCCGGCGCCTTCGTGGCCGACCCGGAGCAGGCCCTGCGCGACGCCGGCCTGCCCAACGTCACCGCCGCCCAGCTGTCGGCCGTCGCGGCGACCGCGGCGCCCGCCGGTGTGGCCCTCGGCGGCGGGGACCCGGTGCTCGGCCTGCAGCGCGCGGTCGCCGACCACCACAGCCTGGCCAACTCGTTCGCCCCGATGTACGCCCCGCAGCGCACCTTCGCGCCGGAGACCGACATCGCCAGCCACAACCGGACCAACGCCGAGTTCCTCAGCCCCGACCAGAGCTCGGGGGCCAACTCCCAGGTGGGCGGGTTCAACCTGGGCTTCGGCGATATCACCTTCGGCAACAAGACCTCCAACACCGCCACCGACGGCGGGGTCGTGGTCGACGGCGACAACGCCGGCACCGTCACCACCGGCAACGGCAATGTGGTCGGCGACGAGAACGTCACCGGTGACAGCAATGTCGTCGGCGACGACAACGTCACGGACAACACCAAGGTGGACGTCGAGACCGGCAACCACTCACCGGTGATCATCGGCGACGAGAACGACGTCGAGGACAACTCCCAGATCGCCGGGGACGACATCATCTCCGACAACGAGGCCCCGGTGGTCAACGATGTCGACACCAGCGGCGGCAACGGCGGCGGCTCGGTGGCCGGGGGCGGCCTCATCGGCGGCGGCCACTCCAGCGGTGGAGACGCCGGCAACGGTGGCGGTATCACCATCATCGACAACTCCGGCTCGCTGGACGCCAGCGATGACGACAGCGTGACCACCACCGTCGTGGACACCGATATCGACAACTCGGTGGACAACTCGGTCAACAACACCCTCGACGTGGACAACACCATCGAGACCAACGTCGACGCCGGACTGTTCTGA
- a CDS encoding TIGR03085 family metal-binding protein, producing MSIARRERAALVDTMRAAGPDAATLCEGWTTRDLAAHLVVRERRLDAAPGILIPKLAGYTARVQERLTASTDWPALLAQVEDGPPLYSPFILLDPLVNVAEMFIHHEDVRRAGPSWEPRVLDEDTTASLAKQVSSFARMTLSKTPARVSLATPQGKVLATAGKGSPVTVIGEPGELLLFAAGREPARVTFQGAADAVDAVRGAHRGL from the coding sequence ATGAGCATTGCTCGCCGAGAACGCGCTGCACTGGTAGACACCATGCGCGCCGCAGGACCCGACGCAGCCACGCTGTGCGAGGGCTGGACGACCCGCGATCTGGCGGCGCATCTGGTGGTCCGCGAGCGCCGCCTGGACGCCGCACCCGGGATCCTGATACCCAAGTTGGCCGGGTACACCGCACGGGTGCAGGAACGGCTGACGGCGTCGACCGACTGGCCCGCCCTGCTGGCCCAGGTCGAGGACGGCCCGCCGCTGTACTCCCCATTCATCCTGCTGGACCCACTGGTGAACGTCGCGGAGATGTTCATCCATCACGAGGATGTCCGTCGTGCCGGACCATCTTGGGAGCCAAGGGTTCTCGATGAGGACACCACGGCGTCGCTGGCCAAGCAGGTCAGCTCGTTCGCGCGGATGACGTTGTCGAAGACCCCGGCGCGAGTGTCCTTGGCGACGCCGCAGGGCAAGGTGCTGGCGACAGCGGGCAAGGGCTCGCCGGTCACGGTCATCGGCGAGCCGGGCGAGCTGTTGCTGTTCGCCGCGGGACGAGAGCCGGCCAGGGTGACCTTCCAGGGCGCCGCCGACGCCGTCGACGCCGTGCGGGGCGCCCACCGCGGTCTGTGA